The following coding sequences lie in one Heyndrickxia oleronia genomic window:
- the rsgA gene encoding ribosome small subunit-dependent GTPase A codes for MELHSQGWNATFEECFKSFKQKGLKAGRVISKNKDIFLITVEEKSLTAKITGKFRFKAQFNKDFPAVGDWVVYERKENDNQALIHAILPRENAYVRKLPISGGRKFKKGMIEGGKTEEQVIASNINTAFIVIGLDNNFEIRRVERFMTLVYNSGIEPVIILNKVDLCFKVEEYINQIKEVADKVPVYSVSAGKNVNMDVFFKYLTCGKTVIFLGSSGVGKSTITNFLVGDRKQKTQSISTSTGKGKHTTTNSELIFLQTGGIIIDTPGVRELQLWGDEEVLDQSFEEIKQLSYDCKFNNCQHQEEPGCAIQKAINDQRLSQSRLNSFKKQLAELQKLNTRIRDFKKKSNKK; via the coding sequence ATGGAATTACATTCACAAGGTTGGAATGCTACTTTTGAGGAATGCTTTAAATCTTTTAAACAAAAAGGTCTAAAAGCAGGTAGAGTTATATCCAAAAATAAGGACATTTTTTTAATTACAGTTGAGGAGAAATCACTTACAGCTAAAATAACAGGTAAATTTAGGTTTAAGGCTCAATTCAATAAAGATTTCCCGGCAGTTGGAGATTGGGTCGTGTATGAAAGGAAAGAAAATGATAATCAAGCTCTCATTCATGCTATTTTGCCAAGAGAGAATGCTTATGTAAGGAAGCTTCCTATCTCTGGAGGGAGAAAATTTAAAAAGGGTATGATTGAAGGGGGAAAAACAGAGGAACAAGTGATTGCTTCAAACATTAATACAGCATTTATTGTTATTGGATTAGATAATAATTTTGAAATTCGTCGAGTAGAAAGATTTATGACTTTGGTTTATAACAGTGGAATAGAACCAGTAATTATACTGAACAAAGTAGATTTATGTTTTAAGGTTGAAGAATATATAAACCAAATTAAAGAAGTAGCAGATAAGGTTCCCGTTTATTCTGTAAGTGCTGGAAAAAATGTAAATATGGATGTTTTCTTTAAATACTTAACATGTGGAAAGACAGTAATTTTTCTTGGATCTTCAGGAGTTGGAAAATCAACAATAACTAACTTTTTAGTTGGTGATAGAAAACAAAAAACACAGTCAATTAGTACGTCTACAGGGAAAGGAAAACATACAACAACTAATAGTGAACTTATTTTCCTTCAAACAGGCGGCATAATTATTGATACTCCCGGGGTAAGAGAATTGCAACTTTGGGGAGATGAAGAGGTTCTTGATCAAAGTTTTGAGGAAATCAAACAATTGAGTTACGATTGTAAATTTAACAATTGTCAACACCAGGAAGAACCGGGTTGTGCTATACAAAAAGCAATAAATGATCAAAGGTTAAGTCAAAGCAGATTAAATAGTTTTAAAAAACAGTTAGCAGAATTACAAAAATTAAATACGAGGATAAGAGATTTCAAGAAAAAATCAAACAAAAAATGA
- a CDS encoding IDEAL domain-containing protein, with protein sequence MSKNNPHLKVGDWVRGKSMEGELILGYIEAIGGVVEVAVVKSDNKDTIGKTISLLSKHVKKLPDSKIINKAQVLYLIELALLTGDEEWFMELSSKLKSMKQLVDGVI encoded by the coding sequence ATGTCAAAGAATAATCCCCATTTAAAAGTAGGAGATTGGGTTCGAGGAAAATCAATGGAGGGTGAATTAATACTTGGTTACATTGAAGCAATTGGAGGAGTAGTCGAAGTAGCTGTTGTTAAATCCGATAACAAAGACACAATAGGCAAAACAATTTCTCTTTTAAGTAAACACGTAAAAAAACTCCCTGATTCAAAGATAATAAACAAAGCACAAGTCCTTTATCTTATAGAACTAGCATTATTAACAGGGGATGAAGAATGGTTTATGGAGCTTTCTTCAAAATTAAAATCGATGAAACAGTTAGTTGATGGAGTAATTTAA
- the spxA gene encoding transcriptional regulator SpxA, giving the protein MVMLYTTPSCGSCRKAKAWLEEHHIDYIERNIISRSITVDELKSILRLTEDGVTEIISTKSKTFQELNINIDELSLNELYNLIIKHPQMLRRPIILDEKRLQVGYNEEEIRKFLPRTIRTYLNLELQKLADL; this is encoded by the coding sequence ATGGTGATGCTATATACTACACCAAGCTGTGGTTCATGCCGGAAAGCAAAAGCGTGGCTCGAGGAACATCATATTGATTATATCGAAAGAAACATAATATCAAGGTCCATTACAGTCGATGAGCTTAAATCAATTCTTCGTTTAACTGAAGATGGAGTAACTGAAATTATTTCAACTAAATCCAAAACTTTTCAGGAATTAAATATAAATATAGATGAGCTTTCACTTAATGAACTTTACAATCTAATAATCAAGCACCCTCAAATGTTACGTAGGCCAATTATTCTAGACGAAAAAAGATTACAGGTTGGCTATAATGAGGAAGAAATTCGCAAATTCTTGCCACGTACAATTCGAACATACTTAAACTTGGAGTTACAAAAATTAGCTGATTTATAA
- a CDS encoding sigma-70 family RNA polymerase sigma factor produces the protein MDELTVEVFEIEDKEALIDEIMNKYGQEILQLVYSYVNNKEVAEDLAQDIFVKCYKSLHTYKGKSKLRTWLWRIAINHCKDYIKSWYRTKVIVTDNESTYMGAQKESAEQTVIKNDEDQMLASAVMNLPIKYREVIYLYYFEEMPIKDIAMVIEVKENTIKTRLKRAKELLKKGLEE, from the coding sequence ATGGATGAATTAACAGTAGAGGTGTTTGAAATAGAAGATAAGGAAGCCCTTATAGACGAGATAATGAATAAGTATGGACAGGAGATCCTACAGCTCGTTTATTCATATGTAAATAATAAAGAGGTCGCCGAGGACTTAGCCCAAGATATATTTGTTAAATGTTACAAATCTCTTCATACATATAAGGGAAAATCGAAGTTAAGAACATGGTTGTGGAGAATTGCAATTAATCATTGTAAGGACTATATAAAAAGTTGGTATCGCACAAAGGTAATCGTTACAGATAATGAATCTACGTATATGGGTGCTCAAAAAGAAAGTGCTGAACAGACTGTTATTAAAAATGATGAGGATCAAATGCTGGCTTCAGCAGTAATGAACTTACCAATAAAATATCGAGAAGTGATTTATCTTTATTATTTTGAAGAAATGCCAATCAAAGATATCGCAATGGTAATTGAAGTGAAGGAAAACACTATTAAAACAAGACTTAAAAGAGCCAAGGAACTCTTGAAGAAAGGATTGGAGGAATAA
- a CDS encoding NUDIX hydrolase, protein MSKNKYHRAFGVYGIYVEEGELLVINKNGGPYTNRFDLPGGSLKEGETLSEAMKREFLEETGLEIEIQENIGVVDFKLPWLWKEFTDVHHIAVYYSVRTIGGNIQTPEQFEGQDSLGAVWVTEKDVSLDNASPLVLKAFEWLRTKDLGIDAEIYQDWKVVK, encoded by the coding sequence ATGTCTAAGAATAAATATCACCGAGCATTTGGAGTTTACGGCATTTATGTAGAAGAAGGAGAACTCTTAGTTATAAATAAAAATGGGGGTCCATATACTAATCGTTTTGACTTACCTGGAGGAAGTTTAAAAGAAGGTGAAACTTTATCGGAAGCAATGAAAAGAGAGTTCCTTGAAGAAACGGGACTTGAAATAGAAATCCAGGAAAACATTGGGGTTGTGGATTTTAAACTGCCTTGGTTATGGAAAGAGTTTACGGATGTTCATCATATTGCGGTCTATTATTCTGTTCGTACTATTGGTGGGAACATACAAACACCTGAACAATTTGAAGGACAAGACTCATTGGGAGCCGTTTGGGTAACCGAAAAAGATGTTTCTTTGGATAATGCTTCACCATTAGTTTTAAAAGCATTTGAGTGGTTAAGAACAAAGGATTTAGGGATAGATGCTGAGATATACCAAGATTGGAAAGTAGTAAAATAA
- a CDS encoding class I SAM-dependent methyltransferase encodes MKTTGNFTDKAAIYAKYRPSYPDEYVDYLFSVNQLKGNQIVVDIGSGTGIFSNQLLERGLNVIGVEPNDDMRKMAEQSLKQYSRFKSIKATAENTTLKGSSVDLITVAQAFHWFDKKAFKMECQRILKQKASVALVWNSRDLTSPIIKENAEICQKTCSNFKGFSGGIEETPEVFNSFFKDGKYEFKKYQNDLLFDYESFLGRNLSASYAPKKNDKEYKSFVFLLSELFEKYSKNGKIVLKNITRSYLGNV; translated from the coding sequence GTGAAAACAACAGGAAATTTTACCGACAAGGCTGCTATATATGCGAAATATCGCCCAAGTTACCCTGATGAATATGTTGATTATTTGTTTTCAGTTAACCAACTAAAAGGGAATCAGATTGTGGTCGATATTGGTTCAGGTACGGGGATATTTAGCAACCAACTGCTTGAAAGGGGTTTAAATGTTATTGGAGTAGAGCCAAATGATGACATGAGAAAGATGGCTGAGCAATCGTTAAAGCAATACTCTCGTTTTAAATCAATAAAAGCAACTGCTGAAAATACCACTTTAAAAGGGAGTAGTGTGGATTTAATAACTGTAGCTCAAGCATTTCATTGGTTCGATAAAAAAGCATTCAAAATGGAATGTCAACGGATTTTGAAACAAAAGGCAAGTGTTGCTCTTGTTTGGAATAGCAGAGATTTAACTAGTCCAATCATTAAAGAGAATGCAGAAATTTGCCAAAAGACCTGTTCAAATTTCAAAGGATTTAGTGGTGGAATAGAGGAAACTCCAGAAGTATTTAACAGCTTTTTTAAGGATGGAAAGTATGAATTTAAAAAATATCAAAATGATTTACTTTTTGATTATGAAAGTTTTTTGGGAAGGAATCTATCAGCATCCTATGCTCCGAAAAAAAATGACAAAGAGTATAAAAGTTTTGTCTTTCTCCTATCAGAGCTATTTGAAAAATACAGTAAGAATGGAAAAATTGTTCTCAAAAACATAACGCGAAGCTATCTAGGCAATGTCTAA
- a CDS encoding ASCH domain-containing protein, producing the protein MNVGDTIVFIKVPEQNETIKVQVTELRKYDTFKDMYTDIPFKDFDCEGWSMEEMVNGTYEIYTPEQEREWGTLAITIKY; encoded by the coding sequence ATCAATGTTGGGGATACTATTGTTTTCATTAAGGTTCCTGAACAAAATGAAACGATAAAAGTTCAAGTCACTGAACTTAGAAAATACGATACATTTAAAGATATGTATACGGATATACCTTTTAAAGATTTTGATTGTGAAGGATGGTCTATGGAAGAAATGGTGAACGGAACCTATGAAATTTATACTCCAGAACAAGAAAGAGAGTGGGGAACGTTAGCGATTACAATTAAATACTAA
- a CDS encoding FtsW/RodA/SpoVE family cell cycle protein, translating to MNKKGDHFLKEVTKHIKSKEARNLVATELEFHLKKAKNMWIEKGLCEAVAEDKAVEEMGNPIKLGQELNKLHKPKVDWLIIILLVTAMGLGFLPIVALGYTNHFLINKVIFVILGVAAAFGMMMIDYRKLERLGWLFYTIGVLILIMLSYFPTTAINGGPYIKIGSITIESLMAVPFFFLAWASFFNNSRLKIWHLGIMYLFSLYLFLSIPNLSTTFIYIMMVFVMLWWSLLGKKKALIITVVPICLIIIGGLFFWSSAKEYQIARILGFLNPESYENGSGYMYLRLKELMSSARWFGTSGNKEFIQAAHTDFVFVSLTYYYGYLLALILVFILSLFVVRMIAITHKINGHYGKLLLVGGMTLFVVQFIYNVGMILCLLPITSISLPFISYGLMPTLFNAFLMGIVLSVYRRKNLKSSSFI from the coding sequence TTGAACAAAAAAGGGGATCACTTTTTAAAAGAAGTCACTAAACATATTAAATCAAAGGAAGCAAGGAATCTTGTGGCAACTGAATTGGAATTTCACTTGAAGAAGGCTAAGAACATGTGGATTGAGAAAGGCTTATGTGAGGCAGTTGCTGAGGACAAGGCAGTTGAAGAAATGGGAAATCCAATCAAACTTGGTCAAGAACTTAACAAACTACATAAGCCAAAGGTTGATTGGTTGATTATTATATTGTTAGTGACTGCTATGGGTCTAGGTTTCTTGCCAATAGTAGCACTTGGATATACGAATCATTTTCTAATCAATAAGGTGATATTTGTTATTCTCGGTGTAGCGGCAGCTTTTGGGATGATGATGATTGATTATAGGAAATTAGAGAGACTTGGATGGCTGTTTTACACAATAGGAGTACTCATCCTGATAATGTTAAGCTATTTTCCAACCACTGCAATAAATGGGGGACCTTATATTAAAATTGGTTCCATAACAATTGAAAGCTTAATGGCTGTACCATTCTTTTTTCTAGCTTGGGCTTCCTTTTTTAATAATAGTAGATTAAAGATTTGGCATCTTGGGATAATGTACCTATTTTCATTGTATCTATTCTTATCTATACCAAATCTCTCAACAACCTTTATCTATATAATGATGGTATTCGTTATGCTTTGGTGGAGTTTGTTAGGTAAGAAAAAGGCACTGATAATTACAGTTGTACCCATTTGTTTAATTATCATCGGTGGGTTATTTTTCTGGTCTTCAGCAAAGGAATACCAGATAGCTAGAATTTTAGGGTTTTTAAACCCAGAAAGTTACGAAAATGGTTCGGGTTATATGTATTTACGTTTAAAAGAGTTAATGTCGTCAGCAAGGTGGTTTGGTACATCTGGAAATAAAGAGTTTATTCAGGCTGCACATACTGATTTTGTGTTTGTAAGTTTGACTTACTATTATGGGTATTTGCTTGCACTTATCCTTGTCTTCATTCTTTCCCTTTTTGTAGTAAGGATGATCGCCATAACTCATAAAATAAATGGTCATTATGGTAAATTGCTTCTTGTTGGTGGAATGACTCTTTTTGTAGTTCAGTTCATTTATAACGTTGGAATGATCTTATGCTTATTACCGATTACATCTATATCCTTGCCTTTTATTAGCTATGGGCTGATGCCAACTCTGTTTAATGCGTTTTTAATGGGTATCGTGTTAAGTGTATATCGACGTAAAAATTTGAAATCAAGTAGTTTCATATAG
- a CDS encoding phosphotransferase family protein, whose product MNNNLIRNIQLVYSDLSIEDFYTNEIGQNNDVLIVNYSLVFRFPKNKNGIIQLRRETEILKYIKDIVSSPIPNPIYESFGEFEPGKAFTGYILIDGVPLWKESLIGIKSVEMMKGLAVQLVSFLVELHSISGEKVRRDLNLKVRNPREEMYKLYDKIQTKLFPYIREDAQKEVSQSFETFLEGKSFSNLDITLIHGDFGASNILWNPETSRISGIIDFGGSGLGDPAYDFAGILSSYGREFFDMCMNLYPNGDEISERVKFYKSTFALQEALHGIENGDREAFESGIQDYR is encoded by the coding sequence ATGAATAATAACTTAATTAGAAATATTCAATTGGTTTATTCTGACCTATCCATTGAAGACTTTTATACGAATGAGATTGGACAGAATAATGACGTGCTAATTGTAAACTATTCACTGGTTTTTAGATTTCCGAAAAATAAAAATGGAATCATTCAATTAAGAAGAGAAACGGAAATTTTGAAATATATTAAAGATATCGTCTCAAGTCCTATTCCAAATCCAATTTATGAGTCCTTTGGAGAGTTTGAACCAGGTAAGGCTTTCACTGGCTATATTTTAATAGATGGTGTTCCATTATGGAAGGAAAGTTTAATAGGTATTAAGAGTGTTGAAATGATGAAAGGATTGGCAGTACAACTTGTTTCTTTTCTTGTAGAACTCCACTCTATTTCAGGAGAAAAAGTACGTAGAGATTTGAACCTAAAAGTTCGTAATCCTCGTGAAGAAATGTATAAACTGTATGACAAGATTCAAACTAAATTATTTCCTTATATTAGAGAAGATGCTCAAAAAGAAGTATCACAATCCTTTGAAACTTTCCTAGAAGGGAAATCGTTCTCAAATTTAGATATAACACTTATACATGGAGATTTCGGTGCATCTAACATCTTGTGGAATCCTGAAACAAGTAGGATTTCTGGGATTATAGATTTTGGTGGTTCAGGTTTAGGAGACCCAGCATATGATTTTGCTGGAATACTCTCCAGCTACGGAAGAGAATTTTTTGATATGTGTATGAATCTGTACCCTAACGGTGATGAAATATCGGAACGAGTGAAATTTTATAAAAGTACATTTGCTTTACAAGAAGCACTACACGGTATTGAAAATGGTGATAGAGAAGCTTTTGAGAGTGGAATCCAAGATTATAGATAA
- a CDS encoding UPF0715 family protein: MTSKFSVLFLLFYILLSFVGVYLFCMVLNTQPIEFVKTKYYYVISVAAAVFYWFWDSVFLQKSFY, encoded by the coding sequence ATAACAAGCAAATTTAGTGTATTGTTTCTTTTATTTTATATTTTACTTTCGTTCGTAGGAGTATATCTATTTTGTATGGTATTAAACACTCAACCAATAGAGTTTGTTAAAACTAAATATTATTATGTTATAAGTGTCGCAGCAGCAGTCTTTTATTGGTTTTGGGATTCTGTTTTTTTACAAAAAAGCTTTTATTAG
- a CDS encoding BA3454 family stress response protein → MIEVCITVNYKNRNYQTNVIVSKDTIWEKIRQLAEEQVKKQWNF, encoded by the coding sequence ATGATTGAAGTGTGTATAACTGTTAATTATAAAAATAGAAATTATCAAACAAATGTCATTGTAAGTAAAGATACGATATGGGAAAAAATTAGACAGTTGGCAGAAGAACAAGTTAAGAAACAATGGAATTTTTAA
- a CDS encoding PadR family transcriptional regulator, with translation MENRLIGLRKSMEKTTFKHLNFSEQQRKKVYEKINKTYENEEDVFLAVLQLLISEKTGYELAKLLRGRGIQKFEGNEGFLYTILHRLEQNHLIKSSWDNSGAKYYQLNDKGRKTLRKAEKTSTKKRLILKELIEG, from the coding sequence ATGGAAAATCGATTAATAGGGCTACGAAAATCAATGGAGAAAACAACTTTTAAACATTTGAATTTTTCTGAGCAACAACGTAAGAAGGTTTATGAAAAAATCAATAAAACATACGAAAATGAAGAAGATGTTTTTTTAGCCGTTTTACAACTTCTCATTTCTGAAAAAACAGGATACGAATTAGCAAAGCTATTGCGTGGGAGAGGGATTCAAAAATTCGAAGGAAATGAAGGCTTTTTATACACCATATTACACCGTTTAGAACAGAATCATCTTATTAAGTCAAGTTGGGATAATTCAGGAGCGAAATATTATCAATTAAATGACAAGGGAAGGAAGACATTACGAAAGGCAGAAAAAACTTCTACAAAGAAACGATTAATTTTAAAAGAATTGATAGAGGGGTGA
- a CDS encoding phosphotransferase enzyme family protein — MLKLKYLFNNVDLAEMLLRNWEFDKESLDMFKYYRISSNAIYPFQAKGKTQLLRFAPKTEKYKENILAELDFIAYLRSKQYGVLETVESKSGEELVEIQTPWGDYFASVFKRVAGVQINKTDLSDKVIFSYGKSLGKLHQLSSKYKPSSNKRWSYKDVLNWIHTILVDFPDEKLAIQETMLLQDYFDSIPMTNNNFGLIHYDFEYDNVFYNEKSKSCNIIDFDDAMYHWYVMDIEQSLDSLQDCIPPEMIQQKKQCFLDGYRTEFEISEDMMLIIPACRRFANLYGYVRVLRSVEEKWNNEPEWLVSLRENLIEAMKNDSLYFGTEIYY; from the coding sequence ATGTTGAAATTAAAATATCTTTTTAACAATGTGGATTTAGCAGAAATGTTGTTGAGAAATTGGGAATTTGATAAAGAGTCTCTTGATATGTTCAAATATTACAGAATATCTTCAAATGCTATTTATCCGTTTCAAGCCAAAGGTAAGACACAACTTTTAAGATTCGCTCCAAAAACTGAGAAATACAAAGAAAATATTTTAGCAGAACTAGATTTTATTGCTTACCTTCGTTCCAAGCAATATGGAGTTTTAGAAACGGTTGAATCAAAATCTGGGGAGGAGCTTGTCGAAATACAAACTCCATGGGGCGATTACTTTGCTAGTGTATTTAAACGTGTTGCAGGTGTGCAGATCAACAAAACTGATTTAAGTGATAAAGTTATTTTTAGTTATGGAAAATCATTAGGCAAACTTCATCAGTTATCTAGTAAGTATAAACCCTCTAGTAACAAGCGGTGGTCATATAAAGACGTGTTAAATTGGATTCATACGATTCTAGTTGATTTTCCAGATGAAAAATTGGCTATACAGGAAACTATGTTATTACAAGATTATTTTGACTCAATTCCTATGACAAATAACAATTTTGGACTGATTCATTATGATTTTGAGTATGATAATGTGTTTTATAATGAAAAGTCGAAATCTTGTAATATTATTGATTTTGACGATGCTATGTATCACTGGTATGTGATGGATATCGAGCAATCACTTGATAGTTTGCAAGATTGTATCCCGCCAGAGATGATTCAGCAGAAAAAACAATGCTTTTTGGACGGCTATCGGACAGAATTTGAGATTTCAGAGGATATGATGTTAATAATACCAGCATGTAGGCGGTTTGCTAATTTATATGGGTATGTACGTGTATTAAGATCAGTAGAAGAAAAATGGAACAATGAGCCAGAATGGTTAGTAAGTTTGAGAGAAAACTTAATAGAGGCTATGAAAAATGATTCGTTGTATTTTGGAACGGAAATATACTATTAA
- a CDS encoding aldehyde dehydrogenase family protein — protein MDHFTKQYINGNWKLGSSEKNIENINPYTGQKIVTIQSANKKDLDEAFQAAKVAQPKWADMTVAEKQGHFQKLVDVMMEEKDGIIDWLIKESGSTHLKATIEFDSALGVVKESMSFPTRMAGSILPSIFPNKENRVYRIPKGVIGVIGPWNFPFHLTMRSVAPALATGNSVVIKPASDTPVTSGLIFGMLFEKAGFPKGLVNVVVGKGSEIGDEFVIHPIPKLISFTGSTEVGRRIGENAGKNLKDVALELGGNNVMIVLKDANIERAAKAAVFGKFLHQGQICMALNRIIVDQEIHDDFVNEFTKLVSQLKYGNPSDQSTFVGPVINKEQIERIQKDLNESIQQGAELIYGGKVEGCLMQPTVLKNVTNDMPIAQNEIFGPVAAIIKAENEKEAVEFANDSQYGLSGSIFTEDRHHGVELAMKIETGMIHVNDQSVNDEAHVPFGGEKDSGIGRFNGEWAMEKFTTVKWIGVQSGYREYPIF, from the coding sequence ATGGACCATTTCACAAAACAATATATTAATGGGAATTGGAAACTAGGTTCAAGCGAAAAAAACATTGAAAACATCAATCCTTACACAGGACAAAAAATTGTAACGATACAATCAGCGAATAAAAAAGACCTAGATGAAGCCTTTCAAGCAGCTAAAGTAGCACAACCTAAATGGGCTGATATGACAGTAGCTGAAAAGCAAGGACATTTTCAAAAACTTGTCGATGTAATGATGGAAGAGAAAGATGGGATTATCGATTGGCTGATAAAAGAATCAGGAAGTACTCACTTAAAGGCCACAATTGAATTTGATTCCGCATTAGGGGTTGTGAAGGAATCAATGTCTTTCCCAACTAGAATGGCCGGTAGCATCCTTCCTTCCATTTTCCCGAATAAAGAAAATCGAGTATATCGTATTCCTAAAGGGGTTATCGGGGTTATCGGTCCTTGGAATTTTCCTTTCCATTTAACGATGCGTTCGGTTGCACCAGCATTAGCCACAGGAAACAGTGTTGTGATAAAACCAGCTTCAGATACACCTGTAACATCCGGACTCATTTTTGGAATGCTATTTGAAAAGGCAGGTTTCCCGAAAGGTCTAGTGAATGTTGTAGTTGGAAAAGGGAGTGAAATTGGAGATGAATTTGTTATTCATCCAATTCCAAAACTCATTTCTTTCACTGGTTCAACAGAAGTAGGTAGACGTATTGGCGAAAATGCAGGTAAGAATTTAAAAGACGTTGCACTTGAACTGGGCGGCAATAACGTGATGATTGTTTTAAAGGATGCCAATATAGAACGGGCCGCAAAAGCAGCTGTCTTTGGTAAGTTTCTTCATCAGGGTCAAATTTGTATGGCATTAAATCGAATTATTGTGGATCAGGAGATTCATGATGACTTTGTTAACGAATTTACAAAATTGGTCAGTCAATTAAAATATGGGAATCCGTCTGATCAGTCAACATTTGTAGGTCCGGTTATCAATAAAGAACAAATCGAAAGAATTCAAAAAGACTTGAATGAAAGCATACAACAAGGTGCAGAGCTCATATACGGAGGAAAAGTCGAAGGATGCTTGATGCAACCGACTGTTTTAAAAAATGTAACGAATGATATGCCAATTGCTCAAAATGAAATTTTTGGTCCAGTCGCTGCGATTATAAAAGCAGAAAATGAAAAGGAAGCCGTAGAATTTGCCAATGATTCGCAATATGGCTTAAGTGGTTCCATTTTCACAGAAGACCGTCATCATGGGGTTGAGTTAGCTATGAAAATTGAAACAGGTATGATCCATGTAAATGATCAATCTGTAAACGATGAAGCTCACGTTCCATTTGGTGGAGAAAAAGACTCTGGAATAGGTCGTTTTAACGGAGAATGGGCGATGGAAAAATTCACAACAGTAAAATGGATAGGGGTACAAAGCGGATATCGCGAATATCCAATATTTTAA
- a CDS encoding low molecular weight protein-tyrosine-phosphatase, which produces MISVLFVCLGNICRSPMAEALFRDMVNKENLNEKFLVDSAATSSWQIGLPPHKGTLDILKKYNISSKGLIGRSLIKEDFWKFDYIIGMDMSNIKNIYSITGKPNHPKIIRLLDLTKDRKDIPDPFFTGNFEETYSLVSTGCRALLKKICRKENI; this is translated from the coding sequence ATGATTAGTGTTTTATTTGTATGCTTGGGGAATATTTGCCGTTCACCAATGGCGGAAGCTTTGTTTCGTGACATGGTCAATAAAGAAAATTTAAATGAGAAATTTTTAGTTGATTCGGCTGCTACTAGTTCATGGCAAATCGGATTACCTCCTCATAAGGGAACTCTTGATATTCTAAAGAAATATAATATTTCTTCTAAAGGGCTAATTGGACGCTCATTAATAAAAGAAGACTTTTGGAAGTTCGACTATATTATAGGTATGGACATGAGTAACATAAAAAATATTTATAGTATTACCGGCAAACCTAACCATCCAAAGATAATAAGGTTGTTAGACCTCACAAAAGACAGAAAAGATATACCTGATCCATTTTTCACAGGCAACTTTGAAGAAACCTATAGTCTTGTTTCAACTGGCTGTCGGGCATTACTCAAGAAAATATGTAGGAAAGAAAACATATAG
- a CDS encoding RrF2 family transcriptional regulator, which translates to MNSDFTLAIHSLTFLALQPDRMSTSNAISESAGVHPVRIRKVLSLLKKHRFIRSKEGTGGGFIFPLELSEVNLWHIYKITSEGALQPKCPESNNQCIVGSNMQKVLFTIFLGAEEHLGEYLKNYTMKEVVDLINQER; encoded by the coding sequence ATGAACAGTGATTTTACACTTGCCATTCATAGTTTAACTTTTCTAGCTCTACAGCCAGACCGGATGTCTACAAGTAATGCTATTTCAGAAAGTGCAGGTGTGCACCCGGTACGCATTCGCAAAGTGTTAAGTTTGTTAAAAAAACACAGGTTTATTCGATCAAAAGAGGGCACTGGTGGCGGGTTTATTTTTCCTCTGGAGTTAAGTGAAGTTAATCTATGGCACATTTATAAGATAACCTCAGAAGGCGCTTTACAACCTAAGTGTCCTGAGTCAAATAATCAGTGTATTGTAGGTTCTAATATGCAAAAAGTCCTTTTTACGATTTTCTTAGGTGCTGAGGAACATCTGGGTGAATATTTAAAGAACTACACAATGAAGGAAGTTGTGGATCTTATCAATCAAGAACGATAA